One part of the Streptomyces lydicus genome encodes these proteins:
- a CDS encoding AIPR family protein → MPSNAQTLILRIFDAWKEENLPAVDGGTAFEVFSSELALRSFGLGIEEIEAGIVGGGQDGAIDAVYVFFDDALLDEDSDVVSKTSRPSDFGQDRNLELWVVQAKRTPSFAEDVAEKLENTMRRLLDLSLSIESLSVLYNTTLLTRFGIFRDAWEKLITRRPRISVNVIYATPGDSSNITPQFEAKLNALRQVIISSVPDARTASVELLGDKELLARYNERPPYTLAMNYQESATSGESHVAIVKLRDYYDLIVDDNGRLRRHLFEWNVRDYQGSVSVNQEIRQSLTSPDSPEFWWLNNGVTIICSDATSTAKTYSLSNIQIVNGLQTSHEIFESLRGGGSAEAGERMLLVRIIVTGDAATRDLVIRATNRQTAITDASLRATDEVQRNIENYFLTQGWYYDRRKGYYKNDGKDPAKIVSIQFLGASVTAMGLARPDKSRGKPSSLLKNDEDYRLVFNTSIDLQVYLWAAKLQRQVDSFILSEAAEANVSQKSNLKFHLSMLIVELLNGAPIRRPQQLRALSSANAAVDDAVLKDLFEKLKEWSNAYLRREGVILERATKAQRFSEYLLDRARNLRESNS, encoded by the coding sequence ATGCCCAGTAACGCGCAGACCTTGATCCTCCGAATTTTTGACGCATGGAAAGAGGAGAACCTTCCTGCCGTTGACGGAGGAACTGCTTTTGAAGTCTTTTCTTCAGAGTTGGCGTTGCGGTCATTTGGGCTAGGGATTGAGGAAATCGAGGCAGGCATCGTCGGAGGAGGGCAGGACGGTGCGATCGACGCAGTCTATGTCTTTTTCGATGACGCACTGCTAGATGAGGACTCAGACGTCGTATCGAAAACGAGCCGTCCATCCGATTTTGGGCAAGACAGAAACTTGGAACTCTGGGTAGTCCAAGCGAAGAGAACACCTAGCTTTGCCGAGGATGTGGCAGAGAAGCTTGAGAACACAATGCGTCGACTGTTGGACCTGTCACTGTCCATCGAGTCCTTGTCTGTCCTGTACAATACGACACTCCTCACACGCTTTGGGATCTTCCGCGACGCATGGGAAAAACTCATCACCCGCCGACCCCGGATCAGCGTAAACGTCATTTACGCAACTCCGGGAGACTCCAGTAATATCACGCCGCAATTTGAGGCAAAACTGAACGCCTTGAGGCAAGTGATCATTTCTTCGGTTCCGGATGCACGCACAGCATCTGTGGAGCTTCTCGGCGACAAGGAACTTCTGGCGAGGTACAACGAACGCCCGCCATACACTCTTGCAATGAACTACCAGGAAAGTGCTACTAGTGGGGAGTCGCACGTAGCTATCGTGAAGTTGAGGGACTATTACGATCTCATTGTCGACGACAATGGCCGCCTTCGTCGACACCTCTTCGAATGGAACGTGAGGGATTACCAGGGGAGCGTCTCGGTGAATCAAGAGATTCGCCAGTCCCTTACGTCACCTGATAGCCCTGAGTTCTGGTGGCTAAACAACGGCGTCACCATCATTTGCAGCGATGCGACCAGCACGGCCAAAACATACTCGCTTTCGAACATTCAGATCGTAAACGGCTTGCAGACGAGCCACGAAATTTTCGAGTCACTCAGGGGCGGTGGTTCAGCGGAAGCCGGAGAACGCATGTTGCTGGTGCGGATTATCGTAACTGGCGATGCCGCAACGAGGGACCTGGTAATCAGGGCAACGAACCGGCAGACTGCAATTACGGATGCCTCCCTGCGTGCAACCGACGAAGTTCAGCGCAATATTGAAAATTACTTCTTGACCCAAGGATGGTACTACGACAGGAGAAAGGGCTACTACAAGAATGACGGAAAGGACCCCGCAAAGATTGTAAGCATTCAGTTCCTCGGGGCATCTGTCACCGCTATGGGTCTGGCGCGACCCGACAAATCACGCGGCAAGCCGTCCTCGCTGCTGAAGAATGACGAGGATTATCGACTCGTGTTCAATACGTCAATCGACCTTCAAGTCTACCTCTGGGCTGCCAAGCTTCAGCGTCAAGTGGATAGCTTCATCCTGTCTGAAGCTGCCGAAGCGAATGTGTCCCAGAAGAGCAACCTCAAGTTCCACCTGTCGATGCTTATCGTAGAACTTTTGAATGGCGCACCCATTCGACGGCCACAGCAACTTCGCGCACTATCCTCAGCGAACGCTGCGGTTGACGACGCCGTACTCAAGGATCTTTTCGAGAAGCTCAAGGAGTGGTCTAACGCTTACCTTCGGCGAGAAGGTGTCATCCTGGAGAGGGCAACGAAAGCTCAGCGGTTCAGTGAATATCTGCTGGACCGAGCACGAAATCTCCGGGAAAGCAACTCCTAG
- a CDS encoding site-specific integrase, producing the protein MELLPVLTVEEVFAVAGAIAGRYRAMVLLAAFTGMRFGELAALQRRDIDLEGRFVQVRRAQAEPQSGELEVKAPKSEAGVRTVSFPASLVPEIKEHMRIFGEDGRTGLLFVGPKGSRLRRNNLHDTWAAALKGAGLKGVHFRDLRHTGNSLARPVAPPRGSW; encoded by the coding sequence TTGGAACTCCTCCCCGTTCTCACGGTCGAGGAGGTGTTCGCCGTGGCCGGCGCGATCGCGGGGCGCTACCGCGCGATGGTGCTGCTGGCTGCCTTCACGGGCATGCGGTTCGGGGAGCTGGCTGCTCTGCAACGCCGAGATATCGATCTGGAGGGGCGCTTCGTCCAGGTGCGCAGGGCCCAGGCAGAACCTCAGTCGGGGGAGTTGGAGGTCAAGGCGCCGAAGAGTGAGGCCGGCGTCCGTACCGTCTCGTTCCCCGCGTCGCTCGTTCCGGAGATCAAAGAACACATGCGGATCTTCGGGGAGGACGGCCGGACGGGACTGCTGTTCGTCGGTCCGAAGGGCAGCAGGCTGCGCCGGAACAACCTCCATGACACGTGGGCGGCGGCGCTCAAGGGGGCCGGGCTGAAGGGAGTCCACTTCCGCGATCTCCGGCACACGGGCAACAGCCTCGCGCGACCGGTGGCGCCACCACGCGGGAGCTGGTGA
- a CDS encoding integrase, with protein sequence MGHSTVRAAMVYQHLVGGRDQEIADHVDRLIRKSKQTKKAKCPKRDRESPDGAKIN encoded by the coding sequence ATGGGGCACTCGACCGTACGAGCCGCCATGGTCTACCAGCACCTCGTCGGCGGGCGTGATCAGGAGATCGCGGACCACGTCGATCGGCTGATCAGGAAGTCGAAGCAGACGAAGAAGGCGAAGTGCCCGAAGAGGGATCGGGAGTCGCCCGACGGCGCCAAGATCAACTGA